Genomic segment of Mucilaginibacter sabulilitoris:
TCAAGTGTTATGCGTGAACCATTGGCCAGGGTGAGGTAAGCTTTATTGCCACCAGGTAAAATTGTTTTTTGTTTAACTTTAGCTACAACTGGTGTGGATTGCCCCTCCTGCTTTTCCTTTTTAAGAAAAAATAAACCAGCAAATAGTACCGCCAGAAAAAGGGCCGCAACCTGAAGCCACCGGTACTTATTAACCTTGCGTGGGGCTAACTGAACTACTTTACGGCTATCGCTTAAGCGTTGCCATATACGGTTATGTACTTCCTCCTTATTAATCAAATCATCCTCCCACTTGTCGTCAGGCAAAGTCATTTCATCGCGGTACGCATCCAGCAATTCTTTTTCGGCCGGGGTACATTGTCCGTTCATGTACTTTTCGTACAAAGCCAGAAACTCGTCTTTGGTTATCATCAGGAAAATTATTTCAGGTTTACATAGTGGTAGTGTAGATTAAGTTCAGGCACACACATACTTTTTTAATTTTTTTTTATGGGTTATAATTATTAGCCAGCTTTTCATAATTTTAACAACCCAATTGTATGCTTAAGTCCCCGCTAAGTGATGATGAACTATGGAACGCAATTCGTTGTGATAACGAATTGGCATTTACCGCGCTTTTTGACAGGTATTGGGTAAGGTTATATAAAGCGGCTCACCGTTATCTTAAAGATCATGAAGCCGCCGAAGAGGTAGTGCACGATGTTTTTTTAAATATCTGGAACCGCCGGCATCAACTGGAGATAGAATCGTTCCCTAATTTTTTGCTTACCGCTACCAGGTACCAGGTTTATAACCGGATGCGTTCGGCGAAATCGCCGATTGTTTTAACTGCAAGCGACGTGGAGTTAAATGAACTATTGGATCACAATATAGGAGAGGACCACATTAAAGACCAGGAACTGCAGCAGGAGTTAGACCAATATCTTGATCAGTTACCAAAGCGCTGCCAGGAAATATTTTATATGAGCCGGATAAATCACCTTTCGAACCAGGAAATAGCTGGTAAGCTAGGCATATCAAAACGCACTGTCGAAAATCAGATCACTGTAGCTTTAAAGCATCTGCGAACCTGTTTTAAACATATGTCAACCATTATCATATTGGGGTTTATTATCAGATAACCGCTCCCAATTTCATATAGTCTATGAAGATTAAACCTTTGCATACAACTCCTCAACTTTTTCAAGCGGAACACCTTTGGTTTCAAACACATATCGGCTTACAAACAACACCATACTGAGATTGATTATGCCATAAACACTAAAGGTAGCCACCGGCCCCAATTGCGAAAGCATTATCGGGAATGTAAGCGAAACAATAGAATTGGCCACCCAGTTGCCAAACACGGCAATGGATGTTGCGGTGCCGCGTATCTTATTCGGGAATATCTCAGCCACATATACCCATAATACCACTCCCCAGGTGCAGGCAAAACCGCCTATATAAACAAATATGGTTAGCAGCACAAAGTAGTTTTGCAGCTGATTAAAATAAAACAGGGCAGACAATGCAAACATACAAAGCCCCATGATCACCGACCCGGATAACAGCAGTTTCTTACGCCCAAGCCTGTCAATCAGCGGGAAGGCCAACAGGGTGAATATGAGGTTAACTATTCCTGTTAATATGGTTTGAAACAGCACACTGCCGCCCACATGTATTTTCTCGAATATCAGCGGCGCGTAGTAAAACACTATATTGATACCCGTAAGCTGTGCAACAGCTGCAAACACCAAACCAATAATGACGACTTTCCTGAAACGCGGACTAAAGACATCTTTTAATGCCGGGGTACTTTCAGATGCTATATCTGCAGCAACCAGATCAACCTGCTCCTGGCTTTCCTGCTCTGAATAAATGCTCCCGAATATCTTTTTTGCATCGGTTGTTTTATTTTTAGACACCAGCCACCTTGGGCTTTCGGGCACCAACAGCAACAGCACAAAAAAGATAACAGAAGGCACAACAGCCGCCGCCAGCATGTAACGCCAGAAATTATCATTATTGAGAAAAGAATACGAAGCTTCGACTATGAGATAGTTGGATATAAATGATAATAGTATCCCGGTTACAATAGCCAGTTGCTGCAGCATCCCCAAACGCCCCCTGAAACTGGGTGGCGCTACTTCTGATATATAAATAGGCGCCAATGTTGATGCCATACCAATGGCTACGCCACCAATAAAACGATAAATTACCAGCTGCATAAAACTGGCTGCAATACCACTCCCTACCGCGGCAATAATATACAGCAGTGAAGTCACGATCATTAATTTTTTACGGCCAAATTTATCAGCCAGACCACCCGCAAACAGGGCACCAGGAATACAGCCGATTGATGCAGCGGCTACAATAAGTCCTATTTCGGCATCATTAAGCTGAAAATATGGTTTCAGATAGTGCAAAGCGCCCGCGATTACTGCTGTATCAAAGCCAAACAACAATCCGCCCAGCGCGGCCACTATGGATATTAAAATAGTATAACTTTTCATAGAATAAACAAATAATGGCAGCGATGGTGTCCTGCTTAGGTAATTGGTTAATGAACAGCAATAAAAGTGACGAAAATACTATTGCTATGCAAATAATATAACGAGCAATTTAGTTTTTGTACTTACGTGGCCTATAATATGAAAAGCGTCCCGGATCTTACAATCGGGACGCTTTTTCATAGAACGTTATTTCTTTGCTTTTTATATTA
This window contains:
- a CDS encoding RNA polymerase sigma-70 factor, which codes for MLKSPLSDDELWNAIRCDNELAFTALFDRYWVRLYKAAHRYLKDHEAAEEVVHDVFLNIWNRRHQLEIESFPNFLLTATRYQVYNRMRSAKSPIVLTASDVELNELLDHNIGEDHIKDQELQQELDQYLDQLPKRCQEIFYMSRINHLSNQEIAGKLGISKRTVENQITVALKHLRTCFKHMSTIIILGFIIR
- a CDS encoding sugar porter family MFS transporter yields the protein MKSYTILISIVAALGGLLFGFDTAVIAGALHYLKPYFQLNDAEIGLIVAAASIGCIPGALFAGGLADKFGRKKLMIVTSLLYIIAAVGSGIAASFMQLVIYRFIGGVAIGMASTLAPIYISEVAPPSFRGRLGMLQQLAIVTGILLSFISNYLIVEASYSFLNNDNFWRYMLAAAVVPSVIFFVLLLLVPESPRWLVSKNKTTDAKKIFGSIYSEQESQEQVDLVAADIASESTPALKDVFSPRFRKVVIIGLVFAAVAQLTGINIVFYYAPLIFEKIHVGGSVLFQTILTGIVNLIFTLLAFPLIDRLGRKKLLLSGSVIMGLCMFALSALFYFNQLQNYFVLLTIFVYIGGFACTWGVVLWVYVAEIFPNKIRGTATSIAVFGNWVANSIVSLTFPIMLSQLGPVATFSVYGIINLSMVLFVSRYVFETKGVPLEKVEELYAKV